A part of Lacibacter sp. H407 genomic DNA contains:
- a CDS encoding alpha-amylase family glycosyl hydrolase, with amino-acid sequence MRKTLLAFYLICFAAVAGHAQLLSTDIAFPTDASTVVVTVDANKGNKGLLNHTASDVYVHTGVITNLSTGPTNWRYVKFNQNFNQPNVALQATSIGGNKWQFTIANIRAFYGVPAGETILRVSILFRSGNGQLKQANSDGSDMYIQVYPANEFALKFTSPAMQPTYNPIPEPVATAALPFNVPVTAVSSKNANLTIRFNGNQIGTAAAAQTVSGTANVTANCDQQITAEANDNGTIKRDTINFFVAPATYPTGARPAGRKDGITYENGNTKAVLILYAPQKNKVSLVGDFNNWTETCSGLMTKDGDYFWTEVTNLTPGQQYRYQYKVDDTIRVADPYSELVLDPNNDQFISASTYPNLPAYPTGKTTGGIVGVLTPGEAAYNWTSNSYVRPDKRDLMIYELLVRDYTSARNWQALKDTLNYIKNLGFNAIGLMPINEFDGNESWGYNPMYFFAPDKYYGTKNALKAFIDQAHSLGIAVIQDAVLNHATGQSAMAAMWWNPTLNRTAANNPYFYETAQHPFNVFHDFNHNVAPTKLLTERFIQHWLTEYRIDGFRWDLSKGFTTNFTNDVGAWNNYNQGRVDIWQNYYNAMQTASAGSYCILEHLGNDDEEAELAKRGLMLWGIMHSGFAQNTKGFSSGSDLNRGFWKNRNFWNDAFLNDKPHLITYAESHDEERLMYDNINYGNSSNAAHNVKDTTVGLYRNEAAAAVLLGIPGPKMIWQFGELGYDFSINRCPDGSINNDCRTANKPVRWDYFQQTRRKRLYETYAAMAKLRNLYKNTFRTPNLALGTNLGSSLVKTIVVDHADLKYVVVANFDVVQQTPVVTFPANGTFYDYTNGGTISVSGNQQAIVLAPGQYKVFLNQNVSGGVVTNIRDMIATNADFRLSIYPNPIQQSAIVKYELPKSGKVSVQLMNMQGQVLASKNMGFQLKGYQLFELDRNSFAGMPLTAGQYVLQVRVDNLVRYEKVMVQQ; translated from the coding sequence ATGAGAAAAACTTTGCTTGCGTTCTATCTGATTTGCTTTGCAGCTGTTGCTGGCCATGCACAGCTGTTATCTACCGATATTGCTTTTCCAACCGATGCCAGTACCGTTGTTGTAACAGTGGATGCAAATAAAGGCAACAAAGGATTACTCAACCACACTGCATCTGATGTGTACGTTCACACAGGTGTTATTACAAATCTCAGCACCGGCCCAACTAACTGGCGTTACGTTAAATTCAATCAGAACTTTAATCAGCCCAACGTGGCATTGCAGGCCACATCGATCGGCGGCAATAAGTGGCAATTTACGATTGCAAATATTCGTGCTTTTTATGGCGTTCCTGCAGGCGAAACGATTTTACGAGTTTCTATTCTTTTCCGCAGCGGAAACGGACAACTGAAGCAAGCGAATTCAGACGGTAGTGATATGTATATTCAAGTGTATCCCGCCAATGAATTTGCACTGAAGTTTACTTCACCGGCCATGCAGCCAACGTACAATCCTATACCGGAACCTGTTGCTACAGCTGCATTACCGTTTAATGTGCCGGTTACAGCCGTGAGTTCAAAAAATGCAAATCTCACCATACGATTTAACGGCAACCAGATCGGTACAGCAGCAGCCGCACAAACAGTTAGCGGCACAGCCAATGTAACAGCCAACTGCGATCAGCAAATTACTGCTGAAGCAAACGATAATGGTACCATCAAGCGTGATACGATCAATTTCTTTGTAGCACCGGCCACCTATCCAACCGGAGCAAGACCGGCAGGACGGAAAGATGGAATTACCTATGAAAATGGGAATACAAAAGCTGTATTGATCTTATACGCACCACAGAAAAATAAAGTTTCCCTTGTTGGTGATTTTAATAACTGGACAGAGACCTGTTCCGGTTTAATGACAAAAGATGGTGACTATTTCTGGACCGAAGTAACCAATTTAACACCGGGTCAACAATACAGATATCAATACAAAGTGGATGATACCATTCGTGTAGCAGATCCATATAGTGAACTGGTGCTTGATCCCAACAACGATCAGTTTATTTCAGCATCCACTTATCCCAACCTGCCTGCTTATCCAACAGGAAAAACAACGGGCGGTATTGTTGGTGTACTTACTCCCGGTGAAGCTGCATACAACTGGACAAGTAACAGCTATGTTCGTCCCGATAAGCGTGATCTGATGATCTACGAATTACTGGTGCGTGACTATACCTCTGCCCGAAACTGGCAAGCATTAAAAGATACACTCAACTATATTAAAAATCTTGGTTTCAACGCCATTGGCCTGATGCCCATCAATGAATTTGATGGCAATGAAAGCTGGGGTTACAACCCGATGTACTTCTTTGCACCGGATAAATATTATGGTACAAAGAATGCATTGAAAGCTTTTATTGATCAGGCTCATAGTCTTGGTATCGCAGTGATACAGGATGCTGTTCTCAATCACGCAACGGGCCAATCAGCCATGGCAGCCATGTGGTGGAATCCAACGCTCAATCGAACAGCAGCCAACAATCCCTATTTCTATGAGACAGCACAACATCCGTTCAATGTGTTTCACGATTTCAACCACAACGTTGCACCAACGAAGTTGCTGACAGAACGCTTTATTCAACATTGGTTAACTGAGTACCGTATTGATGGTTTCCGTTGGGATTTGAGTAAAGGGTTTACAACCAATTTTACCAACGATGTTGGTGCGTGGAATAATTACAATCAAGGCCGTGTTGATATCTGGCAGAATTACTATAATGCGATGCAAACCGCATCGGCGGGATCGTATTGTATATTGGAGCACTTGGGGAATGATGATGAAGAAGCAGAACTTGCAAAGCGTGGATTGATGTTATGGGGGATTATGCATTCCGGTTTTGCACAAAACACAAAAGGTTTCTCATCTGGTTCCGACCTCAATCGTGGATTCTGGAAAAACAGGAACTTTTGGAATGATGCCTTTTTAAATGATAAGCCGCATTTGATTACCTATGCCGAGAGTCATGATGAAGAAAGGCTGATGTATGATAATATAAACTACGGTAATTCATCAAATGCCGCACATAACGTAAAAGATACAACTGTGGGTTTGTATCGTAATGAAGCGGCGGCTGCAGTACTTCTGGGAATCCCCGGTCCGAAAATGATCTGGCAATTTGGTGAGTTGGGATACGATTTTTCAATCAACCGGTGCCCCGACGGGTCAATTAATAACGATTGCAGAACAGCCAATAAACCTGTTCGCTGGGATTATTTTCAACAAACACGCCGGAAACGTTTGTATGAAACCTATGCAGCAATGGCCAAGCTGCGCAATTTATACAAGAATACATTCCGCACACCGAATCTTGCGTTGGGTACAAATCTCGGTTCAAGTTTGGTGAAAACTATTGTTGTTGATCATGCCGATTTAAAATATGTAGTGGTTGCAAACTTTGATGTGGTGCAACAAACACCGGTTGTTACATTTCCTGCAAACGGTACATTTTACGATTATACAAATGGAGGAACTATTTCTGTATCGGGCAATCAGCAGGCAATTGTGTTGGCACCCGGTCAATACAAAGTGTTTCTCAATCAGAATGTATCAGGTGGAGTAGTGACGAATATCAGGGATATGATTGCTACAAATGCAGATTTTCGATTAAGCATTTATCCAAACCCGATCCAGCAATCGGCCATTGTAAAATATGAGTTACCCAAAAGTGGTAAAGTGAGTGTGCAGTTGATGAATATGCAGGGGC
- a CDS encoding AraC family transcriptional regulator has translation MKAELEKIVPGNDKPVFVAYEMSLPFLEFYWHHHPEYELTYKINVSGKRIVGDSYEEFGEGDLVLIGPDMPHTWVTDKKIKNKSCDFVVIQFSGSLFNSFTGLPEFESIKRLLQNCRHGLHFKNSKPFKDLILSLPRKTGVEKITDLIELLNQLSKQKGTKLASADYDISQAKSSEPRINKVCTYVEQNFAKPITINEAASIINISPSAFCKFFKRATGKTFSDYVNDLRVGYACYQLIETDKQISTIARSAGFESLTYFNRVFARKKHSTPREFRNEAVY, from the coding sequence ATGAAAGCTGAACTCGAAAAAATTGTTCCGGGAAACGACAAGCCGGTATTTGTGGCTTACGAAATGAGCCTCCCTTTCCTTGAGTTTTACTGGCATCACCATCCGGAATATGAATTGACCTACAAGATCAATGTATCGGGCAAGCGAATTGTGGGCGATAGTTATGAAGAATTCGGTGAAGGTGATCTGGTGCTGATCGGTCCTGATATGCCGCATACCTGGGTAACCGATAAAAAGATCAAAAACAAATCCTGCGATTTTGTGGTGATCCAGTTTTCAGGTTCCTTGTTCAACAGCTTTACAGGTTTACCGGAGTTTGAAAGTATCAAGCGACTGCTGCAAAACTGCCGGCATGGATTGCATTTTAAAAACAGCAAGCCGTTTAAAGATCTTATTCTTTCGCTGCCACGAAAAACAGGCGTTGAAAAAATTACTGACCTGATCGAATTGCTGAATCAACTCTCGAAACAAAAAGGAACCAAGCTTGCGTCCGCCGATTACGATATTTCCCAGGCGAAAAGCAGTGAGCCAAGAATCAACAAAGTATGTACCTATGTTGAACAGAATTTTGCAAAACCCATCACCATTAATGAAGCAGCATCCATTATTAATATTTCGCCCAGCGCCTTCTGTAAGTTTTTTAAACGGGCAACGGGTAAAACATTTTCTGATTATGTGAACGATCTCCGTGTGGGTTATGCCTGTTATCAATTGATCGAAACAGATAAACAGATCTCCACCATTGCCCGCAGTGCAGGATTTGAATCACTCACCTATTTCAACCGTGTGTTTGCACGTAAGAAACACAGCACACCACGGGAATTCAGGAATGAAGCGGTGTATTAA
- a CDS encoding amidohydrolase has product MIRLFALFLLVAMFTQCTTKNAVDSLLINGTVYTVDSNFSKTEAVAVKDGKIVATGTTAELQQAYTAKEVVDLQGKFLYPGFIDAHAHFYRYGLGLRTVDLTGTTSWTECLERLQKRAAEQTLQPGEWLIGRGWDQNDWEVKEFPTNDSLNKLFPGNPVLLTRVDGHGAVVNDLALQQAGITAQTKLTGGDVFVVNGKPTGVLIDNAIDLVSAKIPAATTEQITEGLVAAQKNCFAAGLTSVVDCGLDYTDVLNIEKANESGVLKMRMYVMLSDAKKNYDAIFERGKIKTDRLNVRSFKVYGDGALGSRGACLLEPYADKPGHTGFLLSNPEHFDSVASVLYAKGFQMCTHAIGDSGNRTILNIYGKYLKETNDLRWRIEHAQVVNENDFNLFGKYSIVPSVQPTHATSDMYWAEQRLGPKRVKGAYAFNDLLKQNNWIPLGTDFPVEDIDPLKTFYAAVFRRDAKGWPEQGYQVENALTREATLRGMTIWAARSCFEENEKGSIEKGKLADFVLLDTDLMTATFEQVLKTTVLKTICGGETVFNKN; this is encoded by the coding sequence ATGATCCGATTGTTTGCGCTCTTTTTGCTCGTTGCCATGTTTACGCAGTGTACTACCAAAAACGCAGTTGATTCTTTGTTGATCAACGGAACGGTGTACACAGTTGATTCTAACTTTTCTAAAACCGAAGCGGTAGCTGTGAAAGATGGAAAAATTGTTGCCACGGGAACCACTGCCGAACTGCAGCAAGCGTACACAGCGAAAGAAGTAGTTGATCTTCAAGGGAAATTTTTATACCCTGGCTTTATTGATGCACATGCACATTTTTACCGTTATGGATTGGGGCTGCGTACGGTTGACTTAACCGGTACTACCAGTTGGACTGAATGCTTGGAACGATTACAAAAGCGTGCTGCAGAACAAACGCTGCAACCGGGCGAATGGTTGATTGGCCGTGGCTGGGATCAAAACGATTGGGAAGTGAAAGAGTTTCCAACGAATGACTCGTTGAATAAATTATTTCCTGGCAATCCTGTTCTGCTTACAAGAGTGGATGGACATGGTGCTGTTGTAAATGATCTTGCATTGCAGCAAGCAGGTATTACTGCACAAACCAAATTAACCGGTGGTGATGTGTTTGTGGTAAATGGGAAACCAACCGGTGTGTTGATCGATAATGCGATCGATCTGGTATCGGCTAAAATTCCGGCTGCAACAACAGAACAAATCACTGAAGGGTTAGTGGCAGCGCAGAAAAATTGCTTTGCTGCGGGATTGACTTCTGTAGTGGATTGCGGATTGGATTATACCGATGTGCTGAACATTGAAAAAGCAAACGAAAGTGGCGTATTGAAAATGCGTATGTATGTAATGCTGAGTGATGCAAAGAAAAACTATGATGCCATTTTTGAACGGGGTAAAATAAAAACCGATCGGTTGAATGTACGCAGCTTCAAAGTATATGGCGATGGGGCATTAGGTTCAAGAGGTGCATGCTTGCTGGAGCCGTATGCAGATAAGCCCGGTCATACAGGATTTTTATTAAGCAATCCGGAGCATTTTGATTCCGTAGCATCTGTGTTGTATGCAAAAGGATTTCAAATGTGTACACATGCCATTGGTGATAGCGGCAACAGAACCATTCTCAATATTTATGGTAAGTATTTAAAAGAAACCAACGATCTGCGTTGGCGCATTGAACATGCGCAGGTGGTGAATGAAAATGATTTTAACCTCTTTGGTAAATACAGTATTGTACCGAGTGTACAACCCACTCATGCAACAAGCGATATGTATTGGGCAGAGCAACGCCTTGGACCAAAGCGTGTAAAAGGCGCATATGCCTTCAATGATCTGTTGAAACAAAATAACTGGATTCCGTTGGGTACTGATTTCCCCGTGGAAGATATTGATCCGCTGAAAACATTTTATGCTGCTGTATTTCGCAGAGATGCAAAAGGATGGCCAGAACAAGGTTATCAAGTGGAAAATGCATTAACAAGAGAAGCTACGTTGAGAGGTATGACGATCTGGGCGGCCCGTTCCTGCTTTGAAGAAAATGAAAAAGGAAGTATTGAAAAAGGAAAGCTGGCCGATTTTGTGTTGCTCGATACCGATCTCATGACAGCAACATTCGAGCAGGTGTTGAAAACAACAGTATTGAAAACCATTTGCGGAGGCGAAACTGTTTTCAATAAAAATTAA
- the ligA gene encoding NAD-dependent DNA ligase LigA, giving the protein MSFILVFLLPDLFYMYSANTTKELQHAATNLLSQLKSSAIQKEQIEELRAVLRFHEYRYYIQNDPLISDFEYDQLYKALEKLEAENPSLITPESPTQRVAKGLGNDFKKVQHLVPMLSLENSYNADDLVDWDRKAKEASGLSEIEYCVEPKFDGASISLIYEDDKLIRGTTRGDGTEGEEITTNVRQIRSIPLSADFSTYGIKQIEIRGEILMSKKNFKAYNDQLAEENLPPLANPRNAASGSLRIKDAKEVARRNLEAFLYHVGYVAMVDRKQSTYDVLHTHSGALKMMWELGFRSPEKEKKICKGIQEVIDYCNEFEQKRDTLPYEIDGMVIKVNDLQLQDQMGMTSHHPRWAIAYKFKARQGTSKLRAVEYQVGRTGAVTPVAKIDPVAIGGVTVTSISLHNQDFIAEKDLMLGDTVLVERAGDVIPYIVKSMAELRDGSETKIIFPTHCPVCNSLLVKPEEEAVWRCVNYNCEAQLVERIIHFTSKDAMDIRGMGDANVRKFYELGFLKDVPGLYRLPFDQIKTLEGYGAKSVENLQAALENSKKQPLFRLIYALGIRFVGEATAKTLATATNHLLEVSNKSVEELQQLEDVGPRVANSIHDFFSNADNLNMLKQLEELGLQLKNEHKERKHEGNLTGVTFLFTGTLPTLKRSAAEQMAEEHGGTILGGVSAKLNYLVVGEDAGSKLEKAKKISTIKVISEEEFLALLKN; this is encoded by the coding sequence TTGTCTTTCATCCTTGTATTTTTACTGCCTGATTTATTTTATATGTATTCAGCCAACACTACCAAAGAATTACAACACGCTGCCACCAACTTACTTTCCCAATTAAAAAGTTCAGCTATTCAAAAAGAGCAGATCGAAGAACTGAGAGCTGTGCTCCGTTTTCACGAATACCGTTACTACATCCAGAACGATCCGCTCATCAGCGATTTTGAATATGATCAGTTGTACAAAGCTTTGGAAAAACTGGAAGCGGAAAACCCTTCACTCATTACGCCTGAATCGCCCACACAACGGGTTGCAAAAGGATTGGGGAATGATTTTAAAAAAGTGCAACACCTGGTTCCGATGTTGAGTTTAGAAAACTCGTACAATGCCGACGATCTTGTTGATTGGGACCGGAAAGCAAAAGAAGCAAGCGGTTTATCTGAGATCGAATATTGTGTAGAACCGAAGTTTGATGGCGCCAGCATTTCATTGATCTATGAAGATGACAAACTCATTCGTGGTACAACACGTGGTGATGGAACAGAAGGCGAAGAGATCACCACCAACGTACGGCAGATACGTTCCATTCCTTTATCAGCTGATTTTTCAACATACGGCATCAAACAAATTGAGATACGTGGCGAGATATTGATGAGTAAGAAAAATTTCAAAGCTTACAATGATCAATTGGCTGAAGAAAATTTACCACCGCTGGCCAATCCACGCAATGCTGCCAGTGGAAGTTTGCGCATTAAAGATGCCAAAGAAGTTGCACGCAGAAACCTGGAAGCGTTTTTATATCATGTTGGTTACGTGGCGATGGTTGATCGGAAACAATCGACCTATGATGTTTTGCATACACATAGCGGCGCATTAAAGATGATGTGGGAGCTTGGATTCCGGAGCCCGGAAAAAGAAAAAAAGATCTGCAAAGGCATACAGGAAGTAATTGATTACTGTAACGAGTTTGAGCAGAAGCGTGATACACTGCCGTATGAAATTGATGGCATGGTGATAAAAGTAAATGATCTGCAGTTGCAGGATCAGATGGGTATGACCAGTCATCATCCACGCTGGGCTATTGCATACAAGTTTAAAGCAAGACAAGGAACCAGCAAACTCCGTGCAGTTGAATATCAGGTGGGCCGAACAGGAGCTGTTACACCTGTTGCCAAGATCGATCCTGTTGCCATTGGCGGTGTAACGGTAACGAGTATCTCACTGCACAACCAGGATTTTATTGCAGAGAAAGATCTGATGCTGGGTGATACGGTGTTGGTAGAGCGGGCCGGTGATGTAATTCCTTACATCGTAAAATCGATGGCCGAGTTACGTGATGGATCAGAAACCAAGATCATATTCCCAACTCATTGTCCCGTTTGCAACAGCTTACTGGTAAAGCCCGAAGAAGAGGCTGTGTGGCGATGTGTGAATTATAATTGTGAAGCACAACTGGTAGAACGCATCATCCATTTCACCAGTAAAGATGCGATGGACATACGTGGTATGGGCGATGCGAATGTGCGGAAATTTTATGAGCTTGGTTTTTTGAAAGATGTTCCCGGTTTGTATCGTTTACCATTCGATCAAATCAAAACGCTGGAAGGATATGGAGCAAAGAGTGTAGAGAACCTGCAGGCAGCGCTTGAAAATTCAAAGAAGCAGCCTTTGTTCCGTTTGATCTATGCATTGGGCATTCGTTTTGTTGGTGAGGCAACGGCTAAAACATTAGCTACTGCAACCAATCATTTATTGGAAGTGAGTAATAAATCGGTGGAAGAGTTACAACAACTTGAAGACGTTGGGCCAAGGGTTGCCAACAGCATTCATGATTTTTTCAGCAATGCAGACAATCTCAACATGCTGAAACAACTGGAAGAACTGGGACTGCAATTGAAGAATGAACACAAAGAACGGAAGCACGAAGGAAATTTAACCGGTGTTACGTTTTTATTTACAGGAACATTGCCTACCTTGAAGAGAAGTGCGGCAGAACAGATGGCGGAAGAACATGGTGGAACAATTCTTGGAGGAGTAAGTGCGAAGCTGAATTACTTAGTGGTGGGCGAAGATGCTGGTAGCAAATTAGAGAAAGCGAAAAAGATCAGCACTATTAAAGTTATTTCAGAAGAAGAATTTCTGGCGCTGTTAAAAAATTAA
- a CDS encoding NUMOD4 domain-containing protein yields the protein MIKKLPGEKWKQLQFAGWKQLRKKYAVSNLGRCASYSTDVTEDGKLLNGSITTGYRTLNLHRADNKGTIYLHREVAKIFCTKPSPRSKYVIHVNHNKTDNKASNLKWATLEQMSTHQQKSPQKIAYKQLQKERSTSQKGLKLTPVQVKTIKKIIQDPNRSVTYKQLAKKYSVSEMTLYRIRSGENWGAV from the coding sequence ATGATCAAGAAACTTCCCGGCGAAAAATGGAAACAATTGCAATTTGCCGGTTGGAAACAGTTACGGAAAAAATATGCTGTCTCCAATCTTGGACGTTGCGCCAGTTATTCAACCGATGTAACGGAAGATGGTAAGTTGCTGAATGGTTCCATTACAACCGGCTACCGCACTTTAAATCTGCATCGTGCCGATAACAAGGGAACCATTTATCTGCATCGTGAAGTGGCAAAAATATTTTGCACAAAACCATCGCCCCGCAGCAAATATGTGATTCATGTCAATCATAATAAAACAGATAACAAAGCTTCTAATCTGAAATGGGCCACATTGGAACAGATGTCAACACATCAGCAAAAGAGCCCGCAAAAAATTGCATACAAACAACTTCAGAAAGAACGCAGCACTTCGCAAAAAGGATTAAAGCTTACACCGGTGCAGGTGAAAACGATCAAGAAAATTATTCAGGATCCTAATCGCAGTGTTACCTACAAACAGCTTGCAAAAAAATACAGCGTTAGTGAAATGACATTGTACCGCATCAGAAGCGGTGAGAATTGGGGCGCTGTTTAA
- a CDS encoding T9SS type A sorting domain-containing protein, translated as MKAILSYSIAIVLSTVLFINTSFAQITATEADPAVITITQQSPTDPSPIGTNIAGNTVFKFRVANNSAVPGATGTIPAGALTYTVQFNPFYTFNSLVSTTEFAVTFMDAETYVIQLTNSVPMAAGDVLDFYLNVKPTSNTTTPAGETVTLNVDRTVPITTANSSTGNDNVAKQFTVAAGSSLPVRSVHLGSTSNASSVNLKWVTESEYNTDHFEIERSVDGRSFMALGTTKAAGNTTSTTTYTSADDIRAIATKPVVFYRIRVVDVDGKYSYSNTIAIRLVKQSKVQVWPSPFSSQLNLQVEQEAGAVLEVRMFNMSGVIVYNKRQITTAGTNNIQLVDQLSRLSGGLYVIELMSNNSKIYSETIVKQ; from the coding sequence ATGAAAGCAATTTTATCATATAGCATAGCGATCGTACTTAGTACAGTACTTTTTATCAACACTTCATTTGCTCAAATAACAGCAACAGAAGCCGATCCGGCAGTGATCACTATTACACAGCAATCACCAACTGATCCTTCACCAATTGGTACAAACATCGCTGGTAATACGGTGTTTAAATTCAGAGTGGCCAATAACAGTGCTGTTCCAGGTGCAACAGGTACAATTCCTGCGGGAGCATTAACCTATACTGTACAGTTCAATCCATTCTATACATTTAACAGCCTTGTTTCTACAACTGAATTTGCAGTAACATTTATGGATGCTGAAACTTATGTGATTCAGCTAACCAATAGTGTACCGATGGCAGCAGGTGATGTGTTGGATTTCTATTTGAATGTAAAGCCAACATCGAACACTACGACTCCGGCAGGTGAAACTGTTACATTAAATGTTGATCGCACCGTTCCTATTACAACCGCAAACAGCTCAACCGGAAATGATAATGTTGCAAAGCAGTTTACAGTTGCAGCAGGTTCCTCATTACCGGTACGCTCTGTTCATTTGGGAAGTACCAGCAATGCATCATCTGTAAATTTGAAATGGGTAACTGAAAGTGAATACAACACCGATCATTTCGAAATTGAACGTAGTGTAGATGGGCGCAGCTTCATGGCATTGGGTACAACAAAGGCAGCAGGTAACACTACGTCAACTACAACTTATACTTCTGCAGATGATATCAGAGCTATTGCAACAAAGCCGGTAGTATTTTATCGTATCAGAGTGGTAGATGTTGATGGTAAGTACAGTTACTCAAATACAATTGCAATTCGCCTGGTAAAACAAAGCAAAGTACAGGTGTGGCCAAGTCCATTCAGCAGCCAGTTGAATTTGCAGGTTGAGCAGGAAGCAGGTGCTGTACTCGAAGTGCGAATGTTCAATATGAGCGGTGTAATAGTATATAACAAACGCCAGATAACAACTGCCGGTACAAACAATATTCAGTTGGTTGATCAATTAAGTAGATTGTCAGGTGGTCTGTATGTAATTGAACTGATGTCGAACAACAGCAAAATTTATTCTGAAACAATCGTTAAACAGTAA
- a CDS encoding helix-turn-helix domain-containing protein, giving the protein MQPHLHTTTKSNSQLPISCVLEQGLHIRIEDGLFISYSFLQSPGKAQLQNLYGKAGIKSNYQLFYCSNQQTAELLVCQTAADSLTNRRIIYKPGAVKQKNIQSDIIVALSFSSCWVEANYGNNASVIEDYIIQLQPLCSTNDLTAIINVESLQYLKKIISLLQRGATESLALRVNILGLLNQLFEKAAVMNEKANCKHLSYAVEMEALSAQLSSFLKIALPDLKVFAKEYNMSLSSLKRHFKKVHGKPIYEYYLEQKMMLARNIIQDSHRSVSQVAYELGYEDPNCLIKSFKKVYGISPGKLCA; this is encoded by the coding sequence ATGCAACCTCATCTGCACACCACAACAAAGAGCAACTCACAGCTACCGATTTCCTGTGTACTTGAACAAGGCTTACACATCCGTATTGAAGATGGGCTTTTTATCAGTTATTCATTTCTACAATCGCCCGGCAAAGCCCAGTTACAAAACCTTTACGGCAAAGCGGGTATTAAGAGTAACTATCAACTTTTTTATTGCAGTAATCAGCAAACAGCAGAATTACTGGTCTGTCAAACAGCAGCTGATAGTTTAACTAATCGTCGAATTATTTACAAGCCGGGAGCCGTAAAACAAAAAAATATACAATCTGATATTATTGTTGCACTTTCTTTCAGTAGTTGCTGGGTTGAGGCAAATTATGGCAACAATGCATCCGTTATTGAAGATTATATTATTCAACTGCAACCTCTCTGCAGTACAAATGATTTAACTGCAATCATTAACGTTGAATCATTACAATACCTGAAAAAAATTATCAGTTTATTACAAAGAGGCGCAACAGAATCACTTGCCTTACGTGTAAATATTCTTGGCCTGTTGAATCAGTTGTTTGAAAAAGCAGCTGTAATGAATGAAAAAGCTAACTGTAAACATCTTTCCTATGCTGTAGAAATGGAAGCCTTAAGTGCGCAGCTAAGCAGCTTTTTGAAGATTGCATTACCTGATTTGAAAGTGTTTGCCAAAGAATACAATATGAGCCTAAGTTCGCTCAAACGGCATTTTAAAAAAGTACATGGCAAACCAATCTATGAATACTACCTGGAGCAAAAAATGATGCTCGCCCGGAACATTATTCAAGACTCGCACCGTTCCGTTTCACAAGTAGCCTATGAGCTTGGGTATGAAGACCCCAATTGCCTCATTAAGTCGTTTAAAAAAGTGTATGGCATTTCGCCCGGTAAATTATGTGCGTAA
- a CDS encoding DUF2461 domain-containing protein has protein sequence MLQTATLKFLKDLKKNNNKPWFDANRKAYDAAKSDFIGFVDTVIEKHGKKDPSIAHLAAKDCIFRINRDVRFSKDKSPYKSNMGAYINKDGKKGISAGYYFHCEPGAAFGGGGLYMAPPDQIKNVRQEIDYNWKEFFKIINSKKFKAVFGDLSTEGDMKLSRPPKGYEADNPAIEYLKLKSWVGMQQFSDADLTSKDLVKKVCTNFETLQPLLQFLNEGLHAGE, from the coding sequence ATGCTGCAAACTGCTACACTTAAATTTCTAAAGGACTTAAAAAAGAATAACAATAAACCCTGGTTTGATGCGAATCGAAAAGCATACGATGCTGCCAAATCAGATTTTATCGGCTTTGTTGATACAGTGATTGAAAAACACGGCAAAAAAGATCCTTCTATTGCACATCTTGCTGCAAAAGACTGCATCTTCCGCATTAACCGTGATGTACGCTTCAGTAAAGACAAGAGTCCTTACAAATCAAACATGGGAGCGTACATTAATAAAGATGGAAAGAAAGGTATCAGTGCAGGTTACTATTTTCATTGTGAACCCGGTGCTGCCTTTGGTGGTGGTGGTTTGTATATGGCACCTCCCGATCAGATAAAAAATGTGCGCCAGGAAATTGATTATAACTGGAAAGAATTTTTCAAGATCATCAACAGTAAAAAATTCAAAGCGGTGTTTGGTGATTTATCAACAGAAGGCGACATGAAGTTGAGCCGGCCACCAAAAGGATATGAAGCCGATAATCCGGCCATTGAATACCTGAAATTGAAAAGCTGGGTTGGAATGCAACAATTTTCAGATGCTGATCTTACTTCAAAAGACCTGGTTAAAAAAGTATGTACAAATTTTGAAACACTGCAACCATTGTTACAGTTTTTGAATGAAGGATTGCATGCAGGTGAATAA